A window of the Vanessa cardui chromosome 12, ilVanCard2.1, whole genome shotgun sequence genome harbors these coding sequences:
- the LOC124534500 gene encoding cationic amino acid transporter 2-like, whose translation MAGKWNSFCRILHRRRVFEPDQLDTGNLKRCLSVWDLTALGVGSSLGVGVYVLIGSVARHLAGPSIILSFLIAAVAAIFAGMCYAEFGSRVPKAGSAYIYTYVTVGEFVAFVIGWDMILEAVFGTASVARGLSMYVDSMTNNTMSAWFESFAPIYSTNFSPYFDFFSFFVVIILGVLLAFGVRESTLVNNVFTAVNIVVILFIIIAGAFKADVNNWSLPPEPAQENEDRGEGGFFPYGVWGMLKGAAVCFYGFVGFDSISSTGEEVRDPRRAIPLSIMGTQVIVFVAYAAVATIVTMMMPYYLQEKVASVATSFTYVGMDWARWVVTLGAIVGITASLYGSMFPLPRLLYSMATDGLLMHWLARVTTKRKSPMIATLLSTVIIAILAAILELNELILMMCIGTLMSYTVVACCVIILRYRSASISDSSYVKQMFGLGLKAPTKATSFIMNISLVLFICTCVTSGLVIHHVEYPIVYVAILHSVALLLIIVMTLQPQLKEELTFKTPLVPLVPCLSIYVNINLMMLIKLQTWIRVIIWMAIGIPIYFLCVYCYKQNVEENLQDNINACVNKNVNGKAPVQIYVVSPTPPDTISRSNKGGDQIIEQDDRIQVIDEKSQEDIVVNKVPFVTEEVIIQHAYYEDNEEKEAKIIDLLDQVLQAEEDSYAEILSLKENNEEENVTKEQENDTHRKSLSELSDAGSDASMGNQVLSKYDVIAEVHREDLPIVNEEEERSDREETEINQENDEIIEYEDITAFNDSDTNSQTDESGYSDTIDKTVLCESVDNLKEDEPKIPVPPPLDENFFAKPSFQKSYTISVRPPKPRIGDSEEEGKNIPRTSVQSNSSYDDTPMVFGSDKQMSFMSKLNNIFQNKIASENDDQTHRRRSNSTGNPIDNSELVSNKSRPLIFFDLKKEITSQKAAQNLRPVNIEPVKQQEIDDEDTDTSLSREDLKSKLESLFAAGGPKLSRSRVMKSNPPTPEESYQTDTSSNESIPHMPKVEKNDTLGRQRTKFGEVLNSFRLTLNKDDNV comes from the exons ATGGCAGGCAAATGGAACTCCTTCTGCAGGATCCTGCATCGGAGACGAGTCTTCGAACCTGACCAGTTGGATACAGGGAATTTGAAGAG ATGCCTCTCAGTATGGGACCTCACAGCGCTGGGCGTGGGCAGTTCACTCGGCGTCGGCGTGTATGTACTGATTGGCTCCGTAGCCCGGCACCTAGCTGGACCCTCGATAATATTGTCATTTCTAATTGCAGCCGTCGCCGCGATTTTTGCTG GTATGTGTTATGCGGAGTTCGGTTCCAGAGTCCCTAAAGCGGGATCAGCTTATATTTACACTTATGTGACCGTGGGAGAGTTCGTCGCTTTCGTCATCGGTTGGGATATGATTCTTGAGGCGGTCTTTg GTACAGCAAGCGTAGCCCGTGGTCTCAGCATGTATGTGGACTCAATGACGAATAACACGATGTCGGCCTGGTTCGAATCGTTCGCGCCGATATATTCCACGAATTTTTCGCCGTATTTCGATTTCTTCTCCTTCTTCGTAGTGATCATTCTAGGGG TACTGCTTGCGTTCGGCGTCCGCGAATCGACTCTCGTCAACAACGTGTTCACCGCTGTCAACATTGTGGTCATCTTGTTTATAATCATCGCTGGAGCGTTCAAAG cGGATGTCAATAATTGGAGTTTACCACCGGAACCGGCTCAAGAGAACGAGGACCGCGGCGAAGGTGGATTTTTCCCGTACGGTGTGTGGGGGATGCTGAAAGGTGCAGCGGTGTGTTTTTATGGATTCGTGGGTTTCGATAGCATCAGCTCAACTGGGGAGGAG GTGCGGGACCCGCGTAGAGCAATTCCATTATCAATAATGGGCACCCAAGTGATCGTGTTTGTGGCGTACGCCGCCGTCGCCACGATAGTGACGATGATGATGCCTTATTACTTGCAG GAAAAGGTTGCGTCTGTGGCAACCTCGTTCACATACGTCGGCATGGACTGGGCGCGCTGGGTGGTAACGCTTGGCGCTATAGTAGGGATCACTGCTAG TTTGTACGGTTCCATGTTTCCCCTGCCCCGCTTGCTGTATTCCATGGCAACGGACGGCCTTCTGATGCATTGGCTTGCACGCGTCACTACTAAAAGGAAATCGCCGATGATAGCTACATTATTGTCAACTGTTATTATAG CTATTTTAGCAGCAATTTTGGAACTGAACGAGTTAATACTAATGATGTGTATTGGAACGCTGATGTCGTACACCGTGGTCGCGTGTTGCGTTATTATACTGAG ATATCGATCGGCGAGTATATCAGATTCAAGTTACGTCAAGCAAATGTTCGGTCTTGGTCTGAAGGCACCGACTAAAGCCACGTCGTTCATAATGAATATTTCGCTCGTATTATTTA TTTGTACGTGTGTGACGTCGGGTCTGGTGATCCATCACGTCGAATATCCCATCGTGTACGTAGCGATACTACACTCGGTAGCGTTGCTTCTGATCATCGTCATGACACTGCAGCCACAATTGAAAGAGGAGTTGACATTTAAG acTCCCCTAGTACCCCTTGTGCCATGTTTAAGTATATACGTCAACATTAACTTAATGATGCTGATAAAGCTGCAGACGTGGATTCGAGTTATAATCTGGATGGCGATTG GTAtaccaatttattttctttgtgtatATTGTTATAAGCAAAATGTAGAGGAAAATCTTCAAGACAACATTAATGCTTGTGTGAATAAGAATGTGAACGGGAAAGCACCAGTACAAATATATGTTGTGTCACCGACGCCTCCTGATACTATATCACGTAGTAACAAAGGAGGAGATCAAATTATAGAACAAGATGATCGAATACAAGTAATAGACGAGAAATCACAAGAGGATATCGTAGTTAATAAAGTTCCTTTTGTAACTGAAGAAGTTATCATACAACATGCCTATTACGAGGATAACGAAGAGAAAGAAGCTAAGATAATAGATTTGTTGGATCAAGTCTTGCAGGCGGAAGAAGATTCTTATGCGGAAATATTGAGTTTAAAAGAGAACAATGAAGAAGAAAACGTTACAAAAGAACAAGAAAACGATACTCATAGAAAATCCTTGAGTGAGTTATCTGACGCTGGTTCGGATGCATCGATGGGTAATCAAGTGTTATCTAAATATGATGTTATCGCTGAAGTCCATAGAGAAGATTTGCCAATAGTTAacgaagaagaagaaagaagcGATAGAGAAGAAACTGAAATAAATCAAGAAAATGACGAGATAATTGAATACGAAGACATTACTGCTTTTAATGATAGTGATACTAATTCACAAACTGATGAATCTGGATACTCAGATACTATTGATAAAACGGTGCTCTGCGAATCTgttgataatttaaaagaagACGAACCAAAAATACCTGTTCCACCGCCTTTAGACGAAAACTTTTTTGCGAAACCATCTTTCCAAAAATCATATACTATATCAGTGAGGCCACCTAAACCTAGAATAGGAGATTCGGAAGAAGAAGGTAAAAACATACCAAGAACGAGCGTTCAGTCTAATTCTTCTTATGATGATACACCGATGGTGTTTGGAAGTGATAAGCAAATGAGTTTTATGTcgaaattgaataatatatttcagaataaaatagcGTCGGAAAATGACGACCAAACTCATAGAAGAAGATCTAATTCTACAGGAAATCCGATTGATAATTCCGAACTTGTGTCTAATAAAAGCAGACCTCTAATATTCTtcgatttgaaaaaagaaataacatcACAAAAAGCGGCACAAAATTTACGTCCTGTAAATATAGAACCTGTTAAACAGCAAGAAATCGATGACGAGGATACAGACACCAGTCTAAGTCGAGAAGATTTAAAATCGAAATTGGAGAGTTTATTCGCAGCGGGAGGTCCAAAGTTATCTAGATCTAGAGTTATGAAGTCGAATCCACCGACACCTGAAGAATCCTATCAAACCGACACATCTAGTAATGAAAGCATACCACACATGCCCAAAGTAGAGAAAAACGATACTTTAGGAAGGCAAAGGACAAAGTTTGGGGAAGTTTTGAATTCATTTCGATTAACTTTAAACAAGGATGATAATGTGTGA